The following are encoded together in the Pseudomonas sp. IB20 genome:
- the pqqF gene encoding pyrroloquinoline quinone biosynthesis protein PqqF has protein sequence MPAPAHPHHLHLTLANGLRVSLRHAPRLKRCAAVLRVAAGSHDVPLAWPGLAHFLEHLLFLGTERFPTSEGLMAYVQRHGGQVNASTRERTTDFFFELPVAAFTDGLERLADMLAHPCLAIEDQLREREVVHAEFIAWSQDAKAQQEVALLEGLAADHPLRGFHAGNRDSLPVEREAFQQALREFHAHFYQSGQMTLSLAGPQPLDELQALAQQFSEALASGPLHPQAEPPALMQGAARAYQHAANHHLHHVIACDVPRQALDFLCTWLNASAPGGLLAELKARKLASALQASVLYHFAGQALLDIDFTLVTQGESATQTKVLLHDWLSFFAQSDWTLLREEFALLNARQQQVQGALALARNDSEDLSGPGIAALKSLLDSLHLPPPQHAWQLPPNNPFLRPPVKEERAGLIRGQTSAHRGLRTFAQDRSRGRRDVSALTFSQALADDTDEGALYLHWRFDGGVPAGLENPLQPLREHARQAGIELSFETLANDWRVKMVGLHEPMPAVVEALALNLSRSDELPSPSTSTPMIAIRELLKALPACCVGSSGASETSAPWSTARWQGLGIGLPAACEAAIKTAAVRLPGQPASLEYTRQSLDGQRFWHTVKTDSSEAALLLFCPTPTQTLADEAAWRLLGHLLHAPFYQRLRVELQVGYAVFSGIRQINGQTGLLFGVQSPSVSLAGIFEHLQTFLAQLPALIANSADLGNQTLAQQFTAQALPIAQAAELLWQAQLADHSSGYLEPLQQLIQTRTREDLQHAARQLNDAAGGWRCVANGPSIKGSWHAAG, from the coding sequence ATGCCTGCGCCGGCCCACCCTCACCACCTTCACCTGACCCTGGCCAACGGCCTGCGGGTTTCCCTGCGCCATGCGCCGCGCCTGAAGCGTTGCGCTGCCGTTTTACGCGTGGCCGCTGGCAGCCATGACGTGCCCTTGGCCTGGCCGGGGCTGGCGCATTTTCTTGAGCATTTGTTGTTTCTCGGCACCGAGCGCTTTCCCACAAGCGAAGGCTTGATGGCCTACGTGCAACGCCACGGTGGGCAGGTCAACGCCAGCACCCGCGAACGCACCACCGACTTCTTCTTTGAACTGCCGGTGGCGGCCTTTACCGATGGGCTGGAGCGCCTGGCGGACATGCTGGCCCACCCGTGCTTGGCGATTGAAGATCAGTTGCGTGAGCGCGAAGTGGTGCACGCGGAGTTTATCGCCTGGTCCCAGGATGCCAAGGCGCAGCAGGAGGTTGCGCTGCTGGAGGGTTTGGCGGCTGATCACCCTCTGCGCGGTTTTCACGCGGGCAATCGCGACAGTTTGCCGGTGGAGCGTGAGGCATTTCAGCAAGCACTGCGGGAATTCCACGCGCACTTTTACCAAAGCGGGCAGATGACCTTGAGCCTTGCAGGCCCGCAGCCGCTGGATGAACTGCAAGCCTTGGCGCAGCAATTCAGCGAAGCATTAGCCTCGGGGCCTTTGCACCCCCAGGCCGAACCGCCCGCACTGATGCAAGGCGCAGCACGCGCCTATCAACACGCCGCCAATCATCACTTGCACCACGTCATTGCCTGTGACGTACCCCGCCAAGCACTGGATTTTCTCTGCACCTGGCTCAACGCCTCGGCGCCCGGCGGTTTGCTGGCGGAGCTGAAAGCGCGAAAGCTGGCGAGCGCACTGCAAGCATCCGTGCTGTATCACTTCGCCGGGCAAGCGCTGCTGGATATCGACTTTACCCTCGTCACTCAAGGCGAGTCGGCTACTCAGACCAAAGTGTTGTTGCACGACTGGTTGAGCTTTTTCGCACAGAGCGATTGGACGCTGTTGCGAGAAGAGTTCGCCTTGCTGAACGCTCGCCAGCAACAGGTCCAAGGCGCCCTGGCACTGGCTCGCAACGACAGCGAAGACCTGTCGGGGCCGGGCATCGCAGCCCTGAAGAGCCTGCTCGACTCACTGCACCTGCCACCTCCCCAGCACGCTTGGCAATTGCCGCCCAACAATCCATTCCTGCGCCCACCGGTCAAAGAAGAGCGCGCCGGCCTGATTCGCGGCCAGACCAGCGCCCACCGTGGCTTGCGCACCTTTGCCCAGGATCGCTCGCGGGGACGTCGAGACGTGTCGGCGCTGACCTTCAGCCAAGCCTTGGCGGATGACACGGATGAGGGCGCGCTGTATCTGCATTGGCGGTTTGATGGCGGCGTGCCCGCCGGGCTGGAAAACCCATTACAGCCGTTGCGTGAGCATGCTCGCCAGGCTGGAATCGAATTGTCTTTCGAGACCCTCGCCAATGACTGGCGGGTGAAAATGGTCGGCCTTCACGAACCGATGCCGGCCGTGGTCGAAGCGCTAGCGCTTAACCTGAGCCGGTCCGATGAACTGCCGTCGCCTTCCACATCAACGCCGATGATTGCGATTCGGGAATTGCTCAAGGCGTTGCCTGCTTGTTGTGTCGGCAGCTCGGGAGCCAGCGAGACGTCAGCGCCATGGAGCACCGCGCGCTGGCAAGGTCTGGGAATCGGTTTGCCCGCCGCGTGTGAAGCGGCGATCAAAACCGCAGCAGTGCGATTGCCCGGCCAGCCGGCAAGTCTTGAATACACTCGCCAAAGCCTCGACGGCCAGCGGTTCTGGCACACGGTGAAAACCGACTCCAGCGAAGCCGCGTTGCTGCTGTTTTGCCCAACGCCAACCCAAACCCTGGCCGATGAAGCGGCATGGCGACTGCTCGGGCATCTGCTCCACGCGCCGTTTTACCAACGCCTGCGGGTCGAACTGCAAGTCGGCTACGCCGTATTCAGCGGCATCCGACAGATCAACGGGCAAACCGGCCTGCTGTTCGGCGTGCAATCCCCAAGCGTCTCCCTGGCTGGGATCTTCGAACACCTGCAGACCTTCCTGGCGCAACTGCCGGCGTTGATCGCCAACAGTGCCGACCTGGGCAACCAGACCCTGGCGCAGCAATTCACTGCCCAGGCATTACCCATCGCCCAAGCGGCCGAGCTGCTCTGGCAAGCGCAGTTGGCCGACCATTCGTCGGGTTATCTGGAGCCGCTTCAGCAACTGATCCAAACCCGTACACGCGAGGATTTGCAGCACGCCGCACGGCAACTCAACGACGCTGCTGGCGGCTGGCGCTGTGTGGCCAACGGCCCGTCCATCAAGGGTTCCTGGCACGCGGCAGGCTGA
- the pqqA gene encoding pyrroloquinoline quinone precursor peptide PqqA: MSWSKPAYTDLRIGFEVTMYFASR; the protein is encoded by the coding sequence ATGTCTTGGTCCAAACCTGCTTACACTGATCTGCGTATTGGTTTCGAAGTCACCATGTACTTCGCCAGCCGTTGA
- the pqqB gene encoding pyrroloquinoline quinone biosynthesis protein PqqB: MFVQILGSAAGGGFPQWNCNCVNCAGFRDGSLRALARTQSSIAISDDGVNWVLCNASPDIRAQLQGFAPMQPGRALRDTGISAIILMDSQIDHTTGLLSLREGCPHQVWCTDMVHEDLSTGFPLFTMLTHWNGGLAWNRIELDASFTIPACPNLRFTPLPLRSAAPPYSPHRFDPHPGDNIGLIVEDLRTGGKLFYAPGLGKVDAPLLEIMAGSDCLLVDGTMWDDDEMQRRGVGTRTGREMGHLAQNGPGGMLEVLEQLPEQRKVLIHINNTNPILDEDSPERAELVRRNVEVAYDGMSIEL, from the coding sequence ATGTTTGTCCAGATTCTAGGTTCCGCCGCCGGCGGTGGCTTCCCGCAGTGGAACTGCAACTGCGTGAACTGCGCAGGCTTTCGCGACGGCAGCCTGCGGGCCCTGGCGCGTACTCAATCATCCATCGCGATCTCCGACGATGGCGTCAATTGGGTGCTGTGCAACGCGTCGCCGGATATCCGCGCGCAGTTGCAAGGCTTTGCACCGATGCAACCCGGCCGTGCCCTGCGCGATACCGGCATCAGCGCGATCATCCTGATGGACAGCCAGATCGACCACACCACTGGCCTGTTGAGCCTGCGCGAAGGCTGCCCGCACCAGGTGTGGTGCACCGACATGGTCCACGAAGATTTGAGCACCGGCTTCCCGCTGTTCACCATGCTCACGCACTGGAATGGCGGCCTGGCCTGGAACCGCATTGAGCTGGACGCCAGCTTCACCATCCCCGCCTGCCCCAACCTGCGTTTCACCCCGCTGCCACTGCGCAGCGCCGCGCCGCCCTACTCACCGCACCGCTTCGACCCGCACCCTGGCGACAACATCGGCCTGATCGTCGAAGACCTGCGCACCGGCGGCAAACTGTTCTACGCACCGGGCCTGGGCAAGGTCGACGCGCCGCTGCTGGAGATCATGGCCGGCAGCGATTGCCTGCTGGTGGACGGCACGATGTGGGACGACGATGAAATGCAGCGCCGTGGCGTCGGCACCCGCACCGGTCGCGAGATGGGCCACTTGGCACAGAACGGCCCCGGCGGCATGCTCGAAGTACTGGAGCAGTTGCCCGAGCAGCGCAAGGTGCTTATCCACATCAACAACACCAACCCGATCCTCGATGAAGACTCCCCTGAGCGAGCCGAGCTGGTGCGGCGTAATGTCGAAGTGGCTTACGACGGCATGAGCATAGAATTGTAG
- the pqqC gene encoding pyrroloquinoline-quinone synthase PqqC: MTDTPLTPAEFEHALRAKGAFYHIHHPYHVAMYEGSATREQIQGWVANRFYYQVNIPLKDAAILANCPDREIRREWIQRLLDHDGAPGEDGGIEAWMRLGQAVGLDPDQLRSQELVLPGVRFAVDAYVNFARRASWQEAASSSLTELFAPQIHQSRLDSWPQHYPWIDPTGYEYFRTRLGQARRDVEHGLAITLQHYTTREGQERMLEILQFKLDILWSMLDAMSMAYELNRPPYHSVTAQRVWHKGIAL; the protein is encoded by the coding sequence ATGACTGACACACCGCTGACGCCCGCCGAGTTCGAGCATGCCTTGCGGGCCAAAGGCGCCTTCTATCATATTCATCACCCGTACCACGTGGCGATGTATGAAGGCAGCGCCACCCGCGAGCAGATCCAGGGTTGGGTCGCCAACCGCTTCTACTATCAAGTGAACATCCCGCTGAAGGACGCCGCGATTCTGGCCAATTGCCCGGACCGCGAGATCCGCCGCGAGTGGATCCAGCGCCTGCTTGACCATGATGGCGCCCCCGGAGAAGACGGCGGCATCGAAGCCTGGATGCGGCTGGGCCAAGCGGTCGGCCTCGACCCGGACCAACTGCGCTCCCAGGAACTGGTGCTGCCCGGCGTGCGCTTTGCGGTGGATGCCTACGTCAACTTTGCCCGCCGCGCCAGCTGGCAGGAAGCCGCCAGCAGCTCGCTGACCGAGCTGTTTGCGCCGCAGATCCACCAGTCGCGCCTCGACAGCTGGCCGCAGCACTACCCGTGGATCGACCCCACCGGCTATGAATACTTCCGCACCCGCCTGGGCCAAGCCCGGCGTGACGTGGAACACGGGCTGGCGATCACGCTGCAGCACTACACCACCCGCGAGGGCCAGGAGCGCATGCTGGAAATTCTCCAGTTCAAACTGGACATTTTGTGGAGCATGCTGGATGCCATGAGCATGGCCTACGAACTGAACCGCCCGCCTTATCACAGCGTGACCGCGCAGCGGGTGTGGCATAAAGGGATCGCCCTATGA
- the pqqD gene encoding pyrroloquinoline quinone biosynthesis peptide chaperone PqqD, with protein sequence MSFDRSRTPTWRQGYRYQYEPAQKGHVLLYPEGMIKLNDSAALIGGLIDGERDVAAIITELDKQFPGVPELGKDIEDFMEVARAEHWITLA encoded by the coding sequence ATGAGCTTTGATCGCAGCAGAACACCGACCTGGCGCCAGGGCTATCGCTACCAGTACGAGCCGGCGCAAAAAGGCCACGTGTTGCTCTACCCCGAAGGCATGATCAAGCTCAACGACAGCGCCGCGCTGATCGGTGGTTTGATCGACGGCGAGCGCGACGTCGCCGCCATCATCACCGAGCTGGATAAACAATTCCCCGGCGTGCCTGAGCTCGGCAAAGACATCGAGGATTTCATGGAGGTCGCCCGTGCTGAGCACTGGATCACCCTTGCCTGA
- the pqqE gene encoding pyrroloquinoline quinone biosynthesis protein PqqE: protein MPEKPPVGLPLWLLAELTYRCPLQCPYCSNPLDFAEQGKELSTEQWIKVFREAREMGAAQLGFSGGEPLVRQDLAELIAEARKLGFYTNLITSGIGLTEQKISDFKKAGLDHIQISFQASDEQVNNLLAGSKKAFAQKLEMARAVKAHGYPMVLNFVTHRHNIDKIDRIIELCIALEADFVELATCQFYGWAQLNRVGLLPTKEQLVRAERITNEYRAKLEAEGHPCKLIFVTPDYYEERPKACMNGWGSIFLTVTPDGTALPCHGARQMPVQFPNVRDHSMQHIWYDSFGFNRFRGYDWMPEPCRSCDEKEKDFGGCRCQAFMLTGDASNADPVCSKSEQHGIILQAREEAEHATQTIEQLAFRNERNSRLIAKG from the coding sequence TTGCCTGAAAAGCCACCTGTTGGCCTGCCGCTGTGGCTGCTCGCCGAGCTGACTTATCGCTGCCCGTTGCAATGCCCGTATTGCTCTAATCCGCTGGATTTTGCCGAGCAAGGCAAGGAGCTGAGCACCGAGCAATGGATCAAGGTATTTCGTGAAGCGCGGGAGATGGGTGCCGCACAGTTGGGCTTTTCCGGCGGTGAACCGCTGGTGCGCCAGGACCTTGCCGAGCTGATCGCCGAGGCGCGCAAGCTAGGGTTCTATACCAACCTGATCACTTCCGGCATTGGCCTGACCGAGCAGAAGATCAGCGACTTCAAGAAGGCTGGGCTGGATCACATTCAGATCAGCTTCCAGGCCAGTGATGAACAGGTAAACAACCTGTTGGCCGGGTCGAAAAAAGCCTTCGCGCAAAAGCTCGAAATGGCCCGCGCGGTGAAAGCGCATGGCTATCCGATGGTGCTGAACTTTGTCACCCATCGGCACAATATCGACAAGATCGACCGCATCATCGAACTGTGCATCGCGTTGGAAGCAGACTTCGTCGAGCTCGCCACTTGCCAGTTCTATGGCTGGGCGCAGCTCAATCGTGTGGGGTTATTGCCGACAAAAGAACAACTGGTGCGTGCCGAGCGCATCACCAACGAGTACCGCGCCAAGCTGGAAGCCGAAGGCCACCCGTGCAAGCTGATCTTCGTCACGCCGGATTACTACGAAGAGCGCCCCAAAGCCTGTATGAATGGCTGGGGCAGTATTTTTCTGACCGTCACGCCGGACGGCACCGCCCTGCCCTGCCACGGCGCCCGACAGATGCCGGTGCAATTTCCGAATGTGCGCGACCACAGCATGCAGCACATCTGGTACGACTCGTTTGGCTTCAACCGCTTTCGCGGCTACGACTGGATGCCCGAGCCGTGCCGTTCATGCGACGAGAAGGAAAAGGACTTTGGCGGCTGCCGTTGCCAGGCGTTCATGCTCACGGGCGACGCGAGCAATGCCGACCCGGTGTGCAGCAAGTCCGAGCAGCACGGCATCATCCTGCAAGCGCGGGAAGAGGCCGAACACGCCACTCAAACCATCGAGCAACTGGCCTTTCGCAACGAGCGCAACTCACGACTCATCGCAAAAGGCTGA
- a CDS encoding YqaE/Pmp3 family membrane protein produces MDIIRIIIAILLPPLGVFLQVGFAGAFWLNILLTLCGYFPGIIHAVYIIAKR; encoded by the coding sequence ATGGATATCATTCGTATCATCATCGCCATTCTGCTGCCGCCACTGGGTGTGTTCTTGCAAGTGGGTTTCGCCGGCGCGTTCTGGCTGAACATTTTGCTGACATTGTGCGGTTACTTCCCAGGCATCATTCACGCCGTGTACATCATCGCCAAACGCTAA
- a CDS encoding aspartate aminotransferase family protein gives MNLFNIRRPAPSLDDLILDTPRDHLCGECLMPTVARAPQVFVRGQGSWLWDSDDRAYLDFSQGSAANSLGHSPQVLIKALADQANALINPGSGLYNRAQLNLIDQLCQRTGSGQAYLLNSGSEACEAAIKLARKWGQLHRGGAHRIITASNGRHGRSFAAMAASAGGCENRFEPQLPGFSHVPFNDLPALHAAVDAQTVAIMLEPIQGDAGVIPATEHYLKGVERLCRELGILLILDEVQTGIGRCGTLLAQQQYGVRADIITLGKGLGGGVPLAALLARGKACCFDVGELDGTHHGNALMASAGVAVLDTVLEHSFLEQVRESGVYLGEGLSRLAYRYDHGQLRGHGLMWGLTLSDDSADAVVKAALHEGLILNAPQPNCLRFTPALTVSKSNIDEMLQRLARAFSRVRTAQLQCRKGIAV, from the coding sequence ATGAACCTGTTCAATATCCGTCGCCCCGCGCCAAGCCTGGATGACCTGATCCTGGATACCCCGCGTGATCATCTCTGTGGTGAATGTCTAATGCCGACGGTGGCGCGAGCGCCTCAAGTCTTCGTGCGTGGCCAGGGTTCCTGGCTCTGGGACAGTGACGACCGCGCCTACCTGGACTTCAGCCAGGGCAGCGCCGCCAACAGCCTCGGCCACAGCCCGCAGGTATTGATCAAGGCCTTGGCCGATCAAGCTAACGCGTTGATCAACCCCGGTAGCGGCCTGTACAACCGCGCGCAACTCAACCTCATCGACCAGCTCTGCCAGCGCACCGGTAGCGGCCAGGCTTACCTGCTCAACAGCGGCTCGGAAGCGTGCGAAGCCGCGATTAAGTTGGCGCGCAAATGGGGCCAGCTGCATCGTGGGGGGGCTCATCGCATTATTACCGCCAGTAACGGCCGCCATGGCCGCAGTTTTGCGGCGATGGCGGCCTCGGCAGGCGGCTGTGAAAACCGCTTCGAGCCGCAGTTGCCTGGCTTCAGCCACGTACCTTTCAACGACCTGCCAGCCCTGCACGCTGCGGTCGATGCGCAGACCGTCGCGATCATGCTGGAGCCTATCCAGGGCGACGCCGGCGTCATCCCTGCAACCGAGCACTACCTCAAAGGCGTCGAACGGCTGTGTCGCGAGCTGGGCATTTTGCTGATCCTCGATGAAGTGCAAACCGGCATTGGCCGTTGCGGCACTTTGCTTGCGCAGCAGCAGTACGGCGTACGAGCCGACATCATCACCCTTGGCAAAGGCTTGGGCGGCGGCGTGCCATTGGCGGCGCTGCTGGCGCGAGGCAAGGCCTGTTGCTTCGACGTGGGCGAGCTGGATGGTACCCATCATGGCAATGCGTTGATGGCATCGGCCGGGGTGGCGGTACTCGATACGGTGCTGGAGCACAGCTTCCTGGAACAAGTCCGTGAGTCCGGCGTTTACCTTGGCGAAGGCCTCTCGCGACTGGCCTATCGCTACGACCACGGCCAGTTGCGCGGCCATGGCCTGATGTGGGGCCTGACGTTGTCGGATGATTCTGCAGATGCCGTGGTAAAGGCAGCACTGCACGAAGGCTTGATCCTCAACGCCCCGCAGCCCAATTGCCTGCGCTTCACGCCTGCCTTGACGGTGAGCAAAAGCAACATCGACGAAATGCTCCAGCGCCTGGCCCGCGCCTTCTCCCGCGTGCGCACCGCACAGCTGCAATGCCGCAAGGGCATCGCCGTTTAA
- a CDS encoding LysR family transcriptional regulator produces the protein MDFKQLRYFVAVYEEGHVGRAAERLSISQPALSQQIRQLEQNLDVSLFERSSKRLLPTLAAHTLYNHALPLIDGMQQAVEALRNFKGQAMRTLAIGVLQTVHTSLVPQMLERVRKAQPHLVVQIYELTGLEIERRLLNGSLDIGISYLPPRQPGLHGVLLYEDELKVVIPEDHPLREFKKVSLKQAAELPMLLLGEEFQVRQIWQGQLSNLGRRPQVQAELNTMIGILDSLPHTKLATVLPGRSQDEHNSKALLWKPLSEPRVPLKVGLVCRDVQRQQATVALLRTLLEDVMNAPQAPA, from the coding sequence ATGGATTTCAAGCAACTGCGTTATTTCGTCGCGGTGTATGAGGAAGGCCACGTGGGCCGGGCTGCGGAGCGTCTTTCGATCTCTCAACCAGCTCTGTCGCAACAGATTCGCCAGCTGGAGCAGAACCTGGATGTGAGCCTGTTCGAGCGCAGCAGCAAGCGCCTGCTGCCGACGCTGGCCGCGCATACCTTGTACAACCACGCGTTGCCGCTGATTGATGGCATGCAACAAGCCGTCGAAGCCTTGCGCAACTTCAAGGGCCAGGCGATGCGCACCCTGGCCATCGGCGTGCTGCAAACCGTGCACACCAGCCTGGTCCCGCAAATGCTCGAGCGTGTGCGCAAGGCTCAGCCGCATTTGGTGGTGCAGATCTACGAATTGACCGGGCTTGAGATCGAACGGCGGCTGCTTAACGGCTCGTTGGACATCGGCATCAGCTACCTGCCGCCACGCCAGCCGGGGCTGCACGGTGTGCTGTTGTATGAAGATGAGTTGAAGGTGGTGATACCCGAAGACCATCCCCTGCGCGAGTTCAAGAAAGTCTCACTGAAACAGGCAGCCGAATTGCCGATGTTGCTGTTGGGTGAAGAGTTTCAGGTGCGGCAGATCTGGCAGGGCCAGCTCTCTAACCTGGGCCGGCGGCCGCAAGTGCAGGCGGAGCTCAATACGATGATTGGGATACTCGACAGCCTGCCCCACACCAAACTGGCAACAGTGCTGCCGGGGCGCTCCCAGGATGAGCACAACAGCAAGGCGCTGCTGTGGAAGCCTTTGAGTGAGCCGAGGGTGCCGCTGAAAGTGGGTTTGGTGTGCCGCGATGTGCAGCGCCAGCAAGCGACGGTGGCGTTGCTGCGCACCTTGCTGGAAGACGTGATGAACGCGCCGCAGGCGCCTGCCTGA
- a CDS encoding acyl-CoA dehydrogenase C-terminal domain-containing protein, which produces MADYKAPLRDMRFVLNEVFEVATTWAQLPALADTVDAETVEAILEEAGKVTAKSIAPLSRGGDEQGCRWADTVVSTPDGFPQAYKTYAEGGWVGVGGDPIFGGMGMPKAVSAQVEEMINSSSLAFGLYPMLTSGACVSINTHASEELKATYLPKMYSGEWAGSMCLTEAHAGTDLGIIRTKAEPQADGSYKVSGTKIFITGGEHDLTENIIHLVLAKLPDAPAGPKGISLFLVPKFMVNADGSLGARNPVSCGSIEHKMGIQASATCVMNFDEAVGYLVGEPNRGLAAMFTMMNYERLGVGIQGLASGERSYQNAIEYARDRLQSRSPTGVQAKDKVADPIIVHPDVRRMLLTMKASNEGGRAFSTYVATQLDIAKFSEDAVARERADNLVALLTPVAKAFLSDLGLETTVLGQQIFGGHGYIREWGQEQLVRDVRITQIYEGTNGIQALDLMGRKIVGSGGAFYTLFADEIRQFIATAGAELGEFTRPLSAAVDNLDELTAWVLDRAKANPNEIGAASVEYLHAFGYMAYGYMWARMAKAAWGKEAEEDFYASKLGTARFYFARLLPRIQSLSASVKAGSESLFLLDEALF; this is translated from the coding sequence ATGGCTGATTACAAAGCGCCGCTGCGGGATATGCGTTTCGTCCTCAACGAAGTTTTTGAGGTCGCCACGACTTGGGCCCAATTGCCGGCATTGGCAGACACCGTGGATGCCGAAACCGTCGAGGCGATCCTCGAGGAGGCCGGCAAGGTCACCGCCAAATCCATCGCCCCGCTCAGCCGTGGCGGCGATGAGCAAGGCTGCCGTTGGGCGGATACCGTGGTCAGCACGCCGGATGGTTTCCCCCAGGCCTACAAAACCTACGCCGAAGGTGGCTGGGTAGGTGTTGGTGGTGATCCGATCTTTGGCGGCATGGGCATGCCCAAGGCGGTGTCGGCCCAGGTCGAAGAGATGATCAATTCGTCGAGCCTGGCGTTCGGCCTGTACCCGATGCTGACCTCCGGCGCCTGCGTGTCGATCAATACCCACGCCAGTGAGGAACTCAAGGCCACCTACCTGCCGAAGATGTATTCCGGTGAGTGGGCCGGTTCCATGTGCTTGACCGAAGCGCACGCCGGGACCGACCTGGGGATTATCCGCACCAAGGCTGAGCCTCAGGCGGACGGCTCCTATAAGGTCAGCGGCACCAAGATCTTTATCACCGGTGGCGAACACGACCTTACCGAAAACATCATCCACCTGGTGCTGGCCAAGTTGCCGGATGCGCCAGCCGGGCCCAAGGGCATTTCGCTGTTCCTGGTGCCGAAGTTCATGGTCAATGCCGACGGCAGCCTGGGCGCGCGTAACCCGGTGAGCTGTGGTTCCATCGAACACAAGATGGGCATTCAGGCGTCCGCGACCTGCGTGATGAACTTCGACGAAGCCGTGGGTTATCTGGTGGGCGAGCCGAACCGTGGGTTGGCGGCGATGTTCACCATGATGAACTACGAGCGTTTGGGGGTGGGTATCCAAGGCTTGGCATCGGGCGAGCGCTCTTATCAGAACGCGATTGAGTACGCCCGTGACCGTCTGCAAAGCCGTTCGCCGACCGGCGTGCAGGCCAAGGACAAAGTGGCTGACCCGATCATCGTCCATCCCGACGTGCGCCGCATGTTGCTGACCATGAAAGCCTCGAACGAAGGCGGTCGCGCGTTCTCCACCTATGTGGCCACGCAGTTGGACATCGCCAAGTTCAGTGAAGATGCCGTCGCCCGCGAGCGTGCCGACAACCTGGTGGCGCTGTTGACGCCGGTTGCCAAGGCCTTCCTCAGTGACCTCGGCCTGGAAACCACCGTGCTCGGCCAGCAAATCTTTGGCGGCCACGGTTACATTCGCGAGTGGGGCCAGGAGCAGCTTGTTCGGGATGTGCGCATCACCCAGATCTACGAAGGCACCAACGGCATCCAGGCTCTGGACTTGATGGGGCGCAAGATTGTCGGCAGCGGCGGTGCGTTCTACACCCTGTTCGCTGATGAGATCCGCCAGTTCATCGCCACGGCGGGCGCCGAACTGGGTGAATTCACCCGGCCGCTCAGCGCGGCGGTGGACAACCTGGATGAATTGACCGCCTGGGTGCTGGATCGCGCCAAGGCCAACCCGAATGAAATCGGCGCGGCCTCGGTGGAGTACCTGCACGCCTTTGGCTACATGGCTTATGGCTATATGTGGGCACGCATGGCCAAGGCCGCGTGGGGCAAAGAGGCTGAGGAAGACTTCTACGCCAGCAAACTGGGCACCGCGCGCTTCTACTTTGCCCGCTTGCTGCCGCGTATCCAGTCGCTGAGTGCGTCGGTAAAAGCCGGTAGCGAATCGTTATTTTTGTTGGATGAAGCACTGTTTTAA